The following coding sequences lie in one Silene latifolia isolate original U9 population chromosome 5, ASM4854445v1, whole genome shotgun sequence genomic window:
- the LOC141655695 gene encoding putative wall-associated receptor kinase-like 16 — MKLGILAKLLFRSGQAKSESKNTKKNNEVQKFEAKEEYFIQNGGILLEKQIALSQGKDIGAGQLKFFSADEIKRATNNYDPDLFVRSYSGLSFYKGTLEDKVVGIKICTKPDRNPELVNLLLTDVAIRSVLCHNNMTKIYGCCLETCVPLAVQELLPSKTLYDHLHGDMALQKPLKWTGRLRAATDVAYALSYMHNALSQPLVHRDIMSSGILLDSLFHAKLTFCGYSVAITPGNKDQRWPIHGTPGYIDPEYIKTQEVTEKCDVYSFGVLMLELLTSRDPSEMARCGNDLVDEFVSMVEKNSVKAMFDMILLEEGNIDEIQGFARLALKCVAKKGEKRPSMIGVVEELWLIQDQVNNKSTCNSSSI; from the coding sequence ATGAAATTGGGTATATTAGCTAAGTTGCTTTTTCGGTCGGGTCAAGCCAAATCGGAGAGTAAGAACACGAAGAAAAACAATGAAGTGCAGAAGTTTGAAGCGAAGGAAGAGTATTTCATCCAAAATGGCGGTATCTTGTTGGAAAAACAGATTGCTTTGAGCCAAGGCAAGGACATAGGAGCGGGACAGCTGAAATTTTTTTCTGCAGATGAAATCAAGAGAGCTACAAACAACTATGATCCCGATCTCTTTGTTCGTAGTTATAGCGGTTTAAGTTTCTACAAGGGCACATTAGAGGACAAGGTGGTAGGTATCAAAATCTGTACAAAACCCGACCGAAATCCTGAACTTGTCAATCTTTTATTAACTGATGTCGCAATAAGAAGTGTTCTATGTCATAACAATATGACTAAGATCTATGGTTGCTGTCTCGAGACCTGTGTCCCACTAGCGGTGCAGGAATTACTCCCAAGTAAAACTCTTTATGATCATTTACATGGAGATATGGCACTTCAGAAACCATTAAAATGGACCGGCCGGTTAAGGGCAGCAACTGATGTTGCCTATGCACTTTCTTATATGCATAATGCCTTGTCACAACCACTGGTTCACAGAGATATCATGTCCTCGGGGATATTACTCGACTCGTTGTTCCACGCAAAACTAACTTTCTGTGGCTATTCGGTGGCTATTACGCCAGGGAATAAAGATCAAAGATGGCCTATTCATGGGACTCCAGGATATATTGATCCTGAATACATTAAAACTCAAGAAGTTACTGAGAAATGTGATGTCTATAGCTTTGGGGTTTTGATGTTGGAGTTATTAACTTCAAGGGATCCCTCTGAAATGGCTCGATGTGGGAATGATTTGGTTGATGAGTTTGTTTCCATGGTGGAAAAAAATAGTGTTAAGGCAATGTTTGATATGATTCTTCTTGAGGAAGGTAATATAGATGAGATCCAAGGGTTTGCACGACTTGCTTTGAAATGTGTTGCGAAAAAAGGGGAGAAACGGCCGAGTATGATCGGTGTTGTTGAAGAACTTTGGCTAATACAAGATCAGGTGAACAACAAAAGTACATGTAATAGTTCAAGTATCTAA
- the LOC141655694 gene encoding wall-associated receptor kinase-like 2, which yields MKLGVFSKFFFVLGQDKWERKNRKKVKEVQKTESREEYFTKNGGILLEKQIALRRGKDIGAGQLKILSEDEIEKATNNYDPDLNVGSFRGTNLYKGILNDKVVTIKAPQKRNPDPELADCFLTAVAIRTVLCHNNMIGIYGCCLETCVPMTIHEYYPNKDLHNHLHGDLALQKPLTWTSQLGAAIDIAYALSYMHNALSKPVVHRDVMSFGILFNSSFHAKLSYFDHSVAITPGKKDQSLSVHGTPGYIDPEYIETKEVTAKCDVYSFGVLMLELLTSRDPFEMAQCGDDLVDEFVSEVERNGVKALIDLILMQEANLDEIQWFARLALKCVAKKRRETAEHDQCC from the coding sequence ATGAAATTGGGTGTGTTTTCAAAGTTCTTTTTTGTGTTAGGTCAAGATAAATGGGAGAGGAAGAACAGGAAGAAAGTCAAGGAAGTGCAGAAGACTGAATCAAGGGAAGAGTATTTCACAAAAAATGGTGGTATCTTGTTGGAAAAACAGATTGCTTTGCGCCGAGGTAAGGATATAGGAGCAGGGCAGCTGAAAATTTTATCCGAGGACGAAATCGAGAAAGCTACAAATAACTATGATCCTGATCTCAATGTTGGTAGTTTTCGCGGTACAAATCTGTACAAGGGCATATTAAATGACAAGGTGGTAACTATCAAAGCCCCTCAAAAACGCAACCCAGATCCTGAACTTGCGGATTGCTTCTTGACTGCTGTCGCCATAAGAACAGTTTTATGTCATAACAATATGATTGGGATCTATGGCTGCTGTCTCGAGACCTGTGTTCCAATGACGATCCATGAATACTATCCAAATAAAGATCTTCATAATCATTTACATGGAGATTTGGCACTTCAGAAGCCTTTGACATGGACCAGCCAGCTAGGGGCAGCAATTGATATTGCCTATGCACTTTCTTACATGCATAATGCCTTGTCAAAACCAGTGGTTCATAGAGATGTAATGTCATTTGGGATATTATTCAACTCGTCATTCCATGCGAAACTAAGCTACTTTGATCACTCGGTGGCCATTACCCCAGGGAAGAAAGATCAAAGCTTGTCGGTCCATGGGACTCCAGGGTACATTGACCCGGAATACATTGAAACTAAAGAAGTTACAGCAAAATGCGATGTTTATAGCTTTGGTGTTTTGATGTTGGAGTTATTAACTTCAAGGGATCCCTTTGAAATGGCTCAATGTGGGGACGATTTGGTCGATGAGTTTGTTTCCGAGGTGGAAAGAAATGGTGTTAAGGCGTTGATCGACTTGATTCTTATGCAGGAAGCTAACTTGGATGAGATCCAATGGTTTGCCCGACTTGCTTTGAAATGTGTGgcaaaaaaaaggagagaaaCGGCCGAGCATGATCAGTGTTGTTGA
- the LOC141657714 gene encoding putative wall-associated receptor kinase-like 16, protein MYKAMFDGKVVGIKTSENPDPNPELVDLLLTAAAIGMVLHHNNMIDIYGCCLETRVPMVVYEIYPKISLYKHLHGDMALRKPLLWTTRIRVAIDVAYALSYMHNALSQPVVHRDVMSFGILLDPSFHAKLAFFDHSVAITPGKRDKKWPVHGTLGYIDPEYIETQEVTEKCDVYSFGVLMLELLTSRDPVEMARCGDDLVDEFVSEVEKNGFKAMIDMILWEEGNMDEILRFARLALKCAAKKGEERPSMISVVEELWVIQDHVNNRTGNEA, encoded by the coding sequence ATGTACAAGGCCATGTTTGATGGCAAGGTCGTAGGTATCAAAACCTCTGAAAATCCTGACCCTAATCCCGAACTTGTTGATCTGTTATTAACTGCTGCTGCCATAGGAATGGTTTTACATCATAACAATATGATTGACATCTATGGCTGTTGTCTTGAGACCCGTGTCCCAATGGTGGTGTATGAAATCTACCCGAAGATAAGCCTTTATAAGCATTTACATGGGGATATGGCTCTTCGGAAGCCATTGCTATGGACCACCCGAATAAGGGTAGCAATAGATGTTGCTTATGCACTTTCTTATATGCATAATGCCTTGTCACAGCCAGTGGTTCATAGAGATGTCATGTCATTTGGGATATTACTCGACCCGTCATTCCATGCAAAGTTAGCCTTCTTTGACCACTCTGTGGCCATTACTCCAGGGAAAAGAGATAAAAAATGGCCAGTTCATGGGACGTTGGGATACATTGACCCGGAATACATTGAAACCCAAGAAGTAACAGAAAAATGCGATGTCTACAGCTTTGGAGTTTTGATGTTGGAGTTATTAACTTCAAGGGATCCCGTTGAAATGGCTCGATGTGGGGACGATTTGGTCGATGAGTTtgtatctgaggtggagaaaaaTGGTTTTAAGGCGATGATTGATATGATTCTCTGGGAAGAAGGTAATATGGATGAGATCCTGAGGTTTGCGCGACTTGCCTTGAAATGTGCggcgaagaaaggagaggaacgGCCAAGTATGATCAGCGTTGTTGAAGAGCTATGGGTAATACAAGATCATGTGAACAACAGAACTGGAAATGAAGCCTAA